Proteins found in one Bacillus subtilis subsp. subtilis str. 168 genomic segment:
- the fruR gene encoding transcriptional regulator (DeoR family) (Evidence 2a: Function from experimental evidences in other organisms; PubMedId: 14563858; Product type r : regulator) — MLTPERHQLIIDQIEKHDVVKIQELINLTNASESTIRRDLSTLEERGFLKRVHGGAAKLSDIRLEPDMLEKSSKNLHDKLKIAEKAASLLEEGDCIYLDAGTTTLHMIDFMDKTKDIVVVTNGVMHIDALIRKEISFYLLGGYVKHRTGAIIGGASLVAMDQYRFDKSFLGTNGVHTEAGFTTPDPDEALLKQKAIKQAKHAYVLADPSKFGEISFSAFAGIGDATIITTDAEELTFDNYQEKTVVKVVKP, encoded by the coding sequence ATGCTAACTCCTGAACGGCATCAATTGATTATTGATCAAATAGAAAAGCATGATGTGGTAAAGATTCAAGAGCTTATAAATCTGACTAATGCTTCTGAATCAACAATCAGAAGAGATTTATCGACCCTTGAAGAACGCGGTTTTTTAAAGCGCGTTCATGGTGGAGCGGCCAAGCTTTCCGATATCAGACTTGAACCCGATATGCTTGAAAAATCATCCAAAAACCTTCACGATAAACTGAAGATTGCTGAAAAAGCTGCTTCTCTTTTAGAAGAAGGGGATTGCATTTACCTTGATGCAGGCACGACGACATTGCACATGATTGATTTTATGGATAAAACCAAAGATATTGTCGTTGTCACAAACGGGGTAATGCATATCGATGCATTAATAAGGAAAGAAATTTCTTTTTATCTGCTTGGAGGATACGTAAAGCACAGAACGGGCGCGATTATTGGAGGCGCTTCATTGGTTGCCATGGACCAGTACAGATTTGACAAGAGTTTTCTGGGGACAAACGGTGTCCATACAGAGGCTGGATTTACAACGCCGGACCCTGATGAGGCCCTTTTAAAACAGAAAGCGATCAAACAGGCAAAACACGCTTACGTCTTAGCAGACCCTTCGAAGTTCGGAGAAATTTCATTTTCGGCATTCGCCGGAATAGGCGACGCAACAATCATTACGACTGACGCTGAAGAGCTTACATTCGATAATTACCAAGAAAAAACTGTCGTAAAGGTAGTGAAACCATGA
- the fruK gene encoding fructose-1-phosphate kinase (Evidence 1c: Function from experimental evidences in the studied genus; PubMedId: 168069, 14563858, 24328040; Product type e: enzyme), producing the protein MIYTVTLNPSVDYIVHVEDFTVGGLNRSSYDTKYPGGKGINVSRLLKRHHVASKALGFVGGFTGEYIKTFLREENLETAFSEVKGDTRINVKLKTGDETEINGQGPTISDEDFKAFLEQFQSLQEGDIVVLAGSIPSSLPHDTYEKIAEACKQQNARVVLDISGEALLKATEMKPFLMKPNHHELGEMFGTAITSVEEAVPYGKKLVEQGAEHVIVSMAGDGALLFTNEAVYFANVPKGKLVNSVGAGDSVVAGFLAGISKQLPLEEAFRLGVTSGSATAFSEELGTEEFVQQLLPEVKVTRL; encoded by the coding sequence ATGATTTACACTGTAACACTTAATCCATCTGTCGATTATATAGTTCACGTTGAAGATTTTACTGTAGGAGGCCTGAACCGTTCTTCGTATGATACCAAGTATCCAGGGGGCAAAGGCATCAACGTATCGAGACTGCTGAAAAGACACCATGTGGCGTCTAAAGCGCTCGGATTCGTCGGCGGATTTACCGGAGAATATATCAAAACATTTTTACGGGAAGAAAACCTGGAAACAGCTTTTTCTGAAGTAAAAGGGGATACCCGTATCAATGTAAAGCTGAAAACGGGTGATGAAACTGAAATTAACGGGCAGGGACCGACAATTTCGGATGAAGATTTCAAAGCCTTTTTAGAACAGTTCCAATCTTTGCAAGAGGGAGATATCGTTGTTCTTGCAGGAAGCATTCCATCTTCACTCCCTCACGATACTTATGAAAAAATCGCAGAGGCCTGCAAACAGCAGAACGCACGAGTTGTTCTGGATATCTCAGGCGAGGCTCTTTTGAAAGCAACAGAAATGAAACCATTTTTGATGAAGCCAAATCATCATGAGCTTGGAGAAATGTTCGGCACGGCCATTACATCTGTTGAGGAAGCCGTTCCTTATGGGAAAAAGCTTGTAGAACAAGGCGCTGAACATGTAATCGTATCAATGGCCGGAGACGGAGCGCTTCTGTTTACGAACGAAGCTGTTTATTTTGCTAACGTGCCAAAGGGGAAATTGGTAAACTCAGTCGGAGCAGGGGATTCCGTTGTTGCAGGTTTCCTTGCCGGAATTTCCAAACAGCTGCCGCTTGAAGAAGCATTCCGCTTAGGAGTTACTTCAGGCAGTGCTACCGCGTTCTCTGAAGAACTTGGAACAGAAGAATTTGTCCAGCAGCTTCTTCCTGAAGTTAAGGTCACACGTCTATAG
- the fruA gene encoding phosphotransferase system (PTS) fructose-specific enzyme IIABC component (Evidence 1a: Function from experimental evidences in the studied strain; PubMedId: 118007, 200418; Product type t: transporter), protein MKITELLTKHTIKLNIESKEKENVIDEMVTVLDKAGKLNDRQAYKEAILNRESQSSTGIGEGIAIPHAKTASVINPAIAFGRSKDGVDYESLDGQPAHLVFMIAATEGANNTHLEALSRLSTLLMREEIRKQLLEAESEDAIIDIINQHDKDDDEEEEEEEAAPAPAGKGKILAVTACPTGIAHTFMAADALKEKAKELGVEIKVETNGSSGIKHKLTAQEIEDAPAIIVAADKQVEMERFKGKRVLQVPVTAGIRRPQELIEKAMNQDAPIYQGSGGGSAASNDDEEAKGKSGSGIGNTFYKHLMSGVSNMLPFVVGGGILVAISFFWGIHSADPNDPSYNTFAAALNFIGGDNALKLIVAVLAGFIAMSIADRPGFAPGMVGGFMATQANAGFLGGLIAGFLAGYVVILLKKVFTFIPQSLDGLKPVLIYPLFGIFITGVLMQFVVNTPVAAFMNFLTNWLESLGTGNLVLMGIILGGMMAIDMGGPLNKAAFTFGIAMIDAGNYAPHAAIMAGGMVPPLGIALATTIFRNKFTQRDREAGITCYFMGAAFVTEGAIPFAAADPLRVIPAAVVGAAVAGGLTEFFRVTLPAPHGGVFVAFITNHPMLYLLSIVIGAVVMAIILGIVKKPVTEK, encoded by the coding sequence GTGAAAATAACTGAGCTTTTAACGAAGCATACGATAAAGCTTAATATTGAGAGCAAAGAAAAAGAAAATGTTATTGACGAAATGGTCACTGTTCTTGATAAGGCTGGAAAGTTAAATGACCGACAAGCCTATAAAGAAGCCATTTTAAATCGCGAAAGCCAAAGCTCCACGGGTATCGGTGAAGGAATCGCTATCCCCCATGCGAAAACGGCAAGCGTTATCAACCCGGCGATCGCGTTCGGACGTTCAAAAGACGGCGTCGATTATGAATCATTAGACGGCCAGCCGGCTCACTTAGTGTTCATGATCGCGGCGACTGAAGGCGCAAACAACACTCACCTTGAAGCATTGTCAAGACTTTCAACGCTGTTAATGCGTGAAGAAATCCGTAAGCAGCTCCTTGAAGCTGAGTCTGAAGATGCCATCATCGACATTATTAATCAGCACGATAAAGATGATGACGAAGAGGAAGAGGAAGAAGAAGCGGCACCAGCACCTGCCGGAAAAGGGAAAATTTTAGCGGTTACTGCATGCCCGACAGGTATTGCCCATACATTCATGGCTGCGGATGCCCTTAAAGAAAAAGCGAAAGAGCTTGGTGTGGAAATTAAGGTCGAAACAAATGGGTCAAGCGGCATTAAGCACAAGCTCACTGCCCAAGAAATCGAAGATGCACCTGCAATCATTGTCGCAGCGGACAAGCAGGTTGAAATGGAACGTTTTAAAGGCAAGCGCGTACTTCAAGTTCCTGTAACGGCGGGTATCAGACGTCCGCAAGAGCTTATCGAAAAAGCGATGAATCAAGATGCGCCGATTTATCAAGGCAGCGGCGGCGGTTCAGCAGCTTCAAATGATGATGAAGAAGCGAAAGGCAAGTCTGGAAGCGGTATCGGAAACACGTTTTATAAGCACCTGATGAGCGGTGTCAGCAACATGCTTCCGTTCGTAGTCGGCGGCGGTATTCTCGTTGCGATTTCATTCTTCTGGGGAATTCACTCTGCTGATCCGAATGATCCTAGCTACAACACGTTTGCAGCAGCATTAAACTTTATCGGCGGCGACAATGCATTAAAACTCATTGTTGCAGTTCTGGCCGGTTTCATTGCGATGAGTATTGCAGATCGTCCTGGTTTTGCGCCTGGTATGGTCGGCGGATTTATGGCAACTCAAGCGAATGCTGGATTCTTAGGCGGCTTAATTGCCGGATTCCTTGCCGGTTATGTCGTGATTTTACTGAAAAAAGTATTTACGTTTATCCCTCAGTCACTTGATGGATTAAAACCTGTTTTGATTTACCCGCTGTTCGGTATTTTTATCACTGGCGTATTAATGCAATTTGTCGTCAATACACCTGTAGCGGCATTTATGAATTTCTTAACAAACTGGCTTGAAAGCCTTGGTACTGGAAACCTTGTGTTAATGGGTATTATCTTGGGCGGCATGATGGCGATCGATATGGGCGGTCCGCTTAATAAAGCAGCCTTTACGTTCGGTATCGCCATGATCGATGCAGGCAACTATGCGCCTCATGCAGCAATCATGGCCGGCGGTATGGTTCCTCCGCTTGGTATCGCACTTGCAACAACCATTTTCAGAAACAAATTCACTCAGCGTGACCGTGAAGCTGGTATTACATGCTATTTCATGGGAGCTGCTTTCGTAACAGAGGGAGCGATCCCATTTGCTGCGGCTGATCCGCTTCGCGTCATACCAGCTGCTGTAGTCGGTGCAGCTGTTGCCGGCGGATTAACTGAATTCTTCCGAGTAACGCTTCCGGCGCCTCATGGAGGAGTATTCGTAGCTTTCATTACAAACCATCCGATGCTTTACCTTTTAAGTATCGTGATCGGTGCTGTCGTGATGGCAATTATCCTCGGTATCGTCAAAAAACCTGTTACAGAAAAATAA
- the sipT gene encoding type I signal peptidase (Evidence 1a: Function from experimental evidences in the studied strain; PubMedId: 9325333, 10198007, 11283286, 11807061, 12897006, 27159567; Product type e : enzyme) — MTEEKNTNTEKTAKKKTNTYLEWGKAIVIAVLLALLIRHFLFEPYLVEGSSMYPTLHDGERLFVNKTVNYIGELKRGDIVIINGETSKIHYVKRLIGKPGETVQMKDDTLYINGKKVAEPYLSKNKKEAEKLGVSLTGDFGPVKVPKGKYFVMGDNRLNSMDSRNGLGLIAEDRIVGTSKFVFFPFNEMRQTK; from the coding sequence TTGACCGAGGAAAAAAATACGAATACTGAGAAAACGGCGAAGAAAAAAACCAATACGTACCTGGAATGGGGTAAAGCGATTGTCATCGCTGTTCTGCTGGCTCTCCTGATCCGTCACTTTTTGTTTGAACCGTATTTAGTTGAAGGTTCATCTATGTATCCCACATTACATGACGGAGAAAGGCTGTTTGTGAATAAAACAGTCAACTATATCGGCGAGCTGAAGCGCGGAGATATCGTTATTATCAACGGTGAAACTTCTAAAATCCATTATGTAAAAAGATTGATCGGAAAGCCTGGAGAAACCGTTCAAATGAAGGATGACACGCTTTATATAAACGGTAAAAAAGTAGCCGAGCCTTACTTGTCTAAAAACAAGAAGGAAGCAGAAAAACTTGGTGTCAGTCTGACAGGAGACTTTGGACCGGTTAAGGTTCCGAAAGGCAAATACTTTGTCATGGGAGATAACCGGCTGAATTCTATGGACAGCCGAAACGGGCTGGGACTGATCGCGGAAGATCGAATTGTCGGCACATCGAAGTTTGTCTTTTTCCCGTTTAACGAAATGCGTCAAACAAAATAA
- the ykoA gene encoding putative membrane protein of unknown function (Evidence 3: Putative function from multiple computational evidences; Product type m: membrane component), whose amino-acid sequence MRLLTLTEYCLLIFFTGFYLAVTGFTAKDIGLYIGIALIYIFSHIFSKRLLEKRGKENKQVHLFFSVLAIIGSVFITVLCIALVASFSK is encoded by the coding sequence TTGAGGCTTTTAACACTTACTGAATATTGCTTACTGATCTTTTTTACGGGCTTTTACCTTGCCGTAACAGGCTTTACCGCCAAAGATATCGGCTTATATATAGGCATAGCCCTTATTTACATATTTTCGCACATTTTTTCTAAACGGCTATTAGAAAAGCGCGGAAAAGAGAACAAACAGGTTCACCTTTTCTTCAGTGTGCTGGCTATTATCGGTTCAGTGTTCATCACGGTTTTATGCATTGCATTGGTCGCTTCTTTTTCAAAATAA
- the ykpA gene encoding putative energy-sensing inhibitor of translation (Evidence 3: Putative function from multiple computational evidences; PubMedId: 10816464, 24389466; Product type r: regulator) — protein MIAVNNVSLRFADRKLFEDVNIKFTPGNCYGLIGANGAGKSTFLKVLSGEIEPQTGDVHMSPGERLAVLKQNHFEYEEYEVLKVVIMGHKRLYEVMQEKDAIYMKPDFSDEDGIRAAELEGEFAELNGWEAESEAAILLKGLGISEDLHTKKMADLGGSEKVKVLLAQALFGKPDVLLLDEPTNHLDLQAIQWLEEFLINFENTVIVVSHDRHFLNKVCTHIADLDFNKIQIYVGNYDFWYESSQLALKLSQEANKKKEEQIKQLQEFVARFSANASKSKQATSRKKLLEKITLDDIKPSSRRYPYVNFTPEREIGNDVLRVEGLTKTIDGVKVLDNVSFIMNREDKIAFTGRNELAVTTLFKIISGEMEADSGTFKWGVTTSQAYFPKDNSEYFEGSDLNLVDWLRQYSPHDQSESFLRGFLGRMLFSGEEVHKKANVLSGGEKVRCMLSKAMLSGANILILDEPTNHLDLESITALNNGLISFKGAMLFTSHDHQFVQTIANRIIEITPNGIVDKQMSYDEFLENADVQKKLTELYAE, from the coding sequence ATGATTGCTGTAAATAATGTAAGCTTGCGGTTTGCGGATCGCAAGTTATTTGAAGATGTTAATATTAAATTTACCCCAGGCAACTGCTATGGGTTAATTGGTGCAAACGGTGCCGGTAAATCAACGTTTCTAAAGGTGCTGTCAGGCGAAATCGAGCCTCAGACAGGCGACGTGCATATGAGTCCTGGCGAGCGTCTTGCCGTCTTGAAGCAGAACCATTTTGAGTACGAAGAGTATGAAGTGCTGAAAGTGGTCATTATGGGCCACAAACGCCTGTATGAAGTCATGCAGGAGAAAGACGCTATTTACATGAAGCCTGATTTCTCAGATGAGGATGGGATTCGTGCTGCTGAGCTAGAAGGTGAATTCGCGGAACTGAACGGTTGGGAAGCGGAAAGTGAAGCTGCGATCCTGTTAAAAGGCCTTGGTATCTCAGAAGATCTGCACACAAAAAAGATGGCAGACCTCGGCGGTTCGGAGAAGGTAAAAGTTCTCTTGGCACAGGCATTATTCGGCAAGCCGGATGTTCTGCTGCTCGATGAGCCGACGAACCACCTGGACCTTCAGGCAATTCAGTGGCTTGAAGAGTTTCTGATTAACTTTGAAAACACAGTTATTGTCGTATCCCATGACCGTCACTTTTTAAATAAAGTATGTACGCACATTGCCGACCTTGATTTTAACAAAATTCAAATCTATGTCGGAAACTATGATTTCTGGTACGAGTCAAGCCAGCTGGCGTTAAAGCTTTCTCAAGAAGCGAACAAGAAAAAAGAAGAGCAGATTAAACAGCTTCAAGAGTTTGTCGCTAGATTCAGCGCCAATGCGTCTAAATCTAAGCAGGCTACATCAAGAAAGAAACTTCTCGAAAAAATCACGCTGGATGATATTAAACCGTCTTCCCGCCGCTATCCTTATGTTAACTTCACGCCGGAACGGGAAATCGGAAATGATGTTCTTCGCGTGGAAGGCTTAACAAAAACAATCGATGGCGTAAAGGTGCTTGACAATGTCAGCTTTATTATGAATCGAGAAGATAAAATTGCTTTCACTGGCCGAAATGAACTTGCTGTTACTACGCTGTTTAAAATCATTTCCGGGGAAATGGAAGCTGACAGCGGAACGTTTAAATGGGGTGTTACCACATCTCAAGCGTATTTTCCAAAAGACAACAGCGAATATTTCGAAGGCAGTGATCTGAACCTTGTAGACTGGCTTCGCCAATATTCTCCGCACGACCAAAGTGAGAGCTTTTTACGCGGTTTCTTAGGACGCATGCTGTTCTCTGGAGAAGAAGTCCACAAAAAAGCAAATGTACTTTCCGGGGGAGAAAAGGTCCGCTGTATGCTGTCGAAAGCGATGCTTTCTGGCGCCAATATTTTAATTTTGGATGAGCCGACCAACCATTTAGACCTAGAGTCCATTACAGCGCTCAATAACGGCTTAATCAGCTTTAAAGGCGCTATGCTGTTTACTTCCCATGACCATCAGTTTGTGCAGACCATTGCCAACAGAATTATAGAAATTACACCTAACGGCATCGTCGATAAGCAAATGAGCTATGACGAGTTCCTTGAAAATGCTGATGTGCAGAAAAAATTGACTGAACTATACGCCGAATAA
- the panE gene encoding 2-dehydropantoate reductase (Evidence 2a: Function from experimental evidences in other organisms; PubMedId: 1844812, 15966718, 17229734; Product type e: enzyme): MKFLVVGAGGVGGYIGGRLSEKGNDVTFLVRQKRAEQLKKTGLVIHSEKGNVSFQPELISAGETGQFDVVIIASKAYSLGQVIEDVKPFIHQESVIIPFLNGYRHYEQLFAAFSKEQVLGGLCFIESALDNKGEIHHTSASHRFVFGEWNGERTERIRALEEAFSGVKAEVIISGHIEKDIWKKYLFIAAQAGITTLFQRPLGPILATEAGRHTAQTLIGEICTVLRKEGVPADPALEEESFRTMTSMSYHMKSSMLRDMENGQTTEGDHLHGFLIEKAKRLSLAAPVLETVYANLQMYEAEK; encoded by the coding sequence ATGAAATTTTTGGTTGTCGGAGCAGGTGGAGTAGGCGGGTATATTGGCGGACGGCTTTCGGAGAAAGGAAATGATGTGACATTTCTCGTGCGCCAAAAACGAGCTGAGCAGCTTAAAAAAACCGGGCTTGTCATCCATAGTGAAAAAGGGAATGTATCATTTCAGCCCGAACTAATCAGTGCCGGAGAAACAGGGCAATTTGATGTCGTTATCATTGCTTCTAAAGCATACTCGCTTGGTCAAGTGATAGAGGATGTCAAACCATTTATCCATCAAGAATCTGTCATTATCCCTTTTTTAAATGGGTACCGCCACTATGAGCAGCTATTTGCGGCATTTTCAAAAGAACAGGTGCTGGGCGGCCTGTGTTTTATAGAAAGTGCTTTAGACAACAAAGGAGAAATTCATCATACGAGCGCATCGCATCGTTTTGTATTTGGAGAATGGAACGGCGAGCGTACGGAGCGGATAAGAGCGCTTGAAGAGGCATTTTCAGGTGTGAAGGCTGAAGTCATCATTAGCGGGCATATCGAGAAGGACATTTGGAAAAAGTATCTCTTTATTGCAGCGCAAGCGGGGATCACAACGTTATTTCAACGACCGCTTGGCCCAATCCTCGCCACAGAAGCCGGACGTCACACGGCCCAAACTCTTATTGGGGAAATTTGCACTGTTTTACGAAAAGAAGGTGTTCCGGCTGATCCGGCTCTTGAGGAAGAGAGCTTTCGTACGATGACCAGCATGTCTTACCATATGAAGTCCTCCATGCTTCGGGATATGGAAAACGGCCAAACGACAGAAGGCGACCACCTGCATGGATTTTTGATTGAAAAAGCAAAACGTTTATCTCTCGCTGCACCAGTATTAGAAACCGTTTATGCGAATCTGCAAATGTATGAAGCAGAAAAATAA
- the ampS gene encoding aminopeptidase (Evidence 1a: Function from experimental evidences in the studied strain; PubMedId: 9362117, 16088219, 22808738; Product type e: enzyme), protein MDSFSQKLNTYAQLAVEVGVNVQKGQYVVVNASTDVRDFVRLIVKHAYEKGAKNVTVNWQDDEVAKLKYELAPFEAFEEYPEWEAKGREELAKNGAAFISVVSSNPDLLKGIDSKRIAAFQKAAGKALHTYRQYIQSDKVSWTVVGAASAGWAHKVFPGKSEEEAIHLLWEEIFKATRVNEDNPVQAWINHDQNLHEKVDHLNERHYAALHYQAEGTDLTIKLPRKHVWAGAGSVNESGHEFMANMPTEEVFTLPQKDGVDGVVSSTKPLSYGGNIIENFTLTFENGRIVDIKAEKGEDILKELVETDEGSHYLGEVALVPYDSPISQSNILFYNTLFDENASNHLAIGSAYAFNIEGGKQMSREELVKEGLNESITHVDFMIGSKDMNIDGITADGKREPIFRNGNWAF, encoded by the coding sequence ATGGATTCATTTTCACAGAAATTAAATACATATGCACAGCTGGCGGTAGAAGTCGGCGTTAATGTCCAAAAAGGCCAGTATGTAGTCGTAAATGCTTCAACAGACGTTCGGGATTTTGTCCGTTTAATTGTAAAACACGCATATGAAAAGGGCGCAAAAAACGTCACCGTGAATTGGCAGGATGACGAAGTCGCCAAATTAAAATACGAACTTGCGCCGTTTGAAGCATTTGAAGAATATCCTGAATGGGAAGCAAAAGGCAGAGAAGAGCTTGCCAAAAATGGAGCTGCTTTCATTTCTGTTGTGTCGTCGAACCCAGACTTGCTAAAAGGTATAGATTCCAAACGGATTGCGGCATTCCAAAAAGCAGCAGGCAAAGCATTACATACATACAGACAATATATTCAATCAGACAAAGTCAGCTGGACTGTCGTAGGTGCGGCATCAGCAGGCTGGGCTCACAAGGTGTTTCCTGGCAAATCAGAGGAGGAAGCGATCCACCTTCTGTGGGAAGAAATTTTTAAAGCGACGCGCGTAAATGAAGACAACCCGGTTCAGGCGTGGATCAATCATGACCAAAATCTTCATGAAAAAGTTGACCATTTGAACGAGAGACATTACGCTGCCTTACATTATCAAGCAGAAGGAACTGATCTAACAATTAAGCTGCCTAGGAAGCATGTTTGGGCAGGTGCGGGAAGCGTGAATGAAAGTGGCCATGAGTTTATGGCCAATATGCCGACAGAAGAAGTGTTCACGCTGCCGCAAAAAGACGGGGTTGACGGAGTGGTATCAAGCACAAAACCATTAAGCTACGGCGGAAATATTATTGAAAATTTCACCCTGACGTTTGAAAATGGCCGTATAGTCGACATTAAAGCTGAAAAAGGTGAGGATATTTTAAAAGAACTGGTGGAAACAGATGAAGGTTCTCACTATTTAGGTGAAGTGGCACTTGTTCCTTACGATTCGCCTATATCACAATCAAACATTCTTTTCTATAACACGCTGTTTGATGAAAACGCGTCAAATCATTTGGCGATCGGAAGCGCCTATGCCTTTAATATTGAAGGCGGAAAGCAGATGTCTCGTGAAGAGCTTGTCAAAGAAGGCCTAAATGAAAGCATTACACACGTGGACTTTATGATCGGTTCTAAGGATATGAATATTGACGGAATTACGGCAGACGGGAAAAGAGAGCCTATCTTCAGAAACGGAAATTGGGCTTTTTAA
- the ykpC gene encoding hypothetical protein (Evidence 4: Unknown function but conserved in other organisms) has protein sequence MLRDLGRRVAIAAILSGIILGGMSISLANMPHSPAGGTVKLNHP, from the coding sequence ATGCTAAGAGATTTAGGAAGAAGAGTAGCGATCGCAGCCATTTTAAGCGGAATTATTCTTGGAGGCATGAGCATTTCTTTGGCAAATATGCCCCATTCGCCTGCAGGCGGCACTGTAAAACTGAATCATCCATAA
- the mreBH gene encoding cell-shape determining protein (Evidence 1a: Function from experimental evidences in the studied strain; PubMedId: 16950129, 19643765, 19659933, 21091501, 21636651, 26091431; Product type f : factor), whose product MFQSTEIGIDLGTANILVYSKNKGIILNEPSVVAVDTTTKAVLAIGADAKNMIGKTPGKIVAVRPMKDGVIADYDMTTDLLKHIMKKAAKSIGMSFRKPNVVVCTPSGSTAVERRAISDAVKNCGAKNVHLIEEPVAAAIGADLPVDEPVANVVVDIGGGTTEVAIISFGGVVSCHSIRIGGDQLDEDIVSFVRKKYNLLIGERTAEQVKMEIGHALIEHIPEAMEIRGRDLVTGLPKTIMLQSNEIQDAMRESLLHILEAIRATLEDCPPELSGDIVDRGVILTGGGALLNGIKEWLTEEIVVPVHVAQNPLESVAIGTGRSLEVIDKLQKAIK is encoded by the coding sequence ATGTTTCAATCAACTGAAATCGGGATTGACTTAGGAACAGCTAATATACTTGTTTACAGCAAAAATAAAGGGATTATCCTAAATGAACCATCTGTTGTCGCAGTGGATACGACGACAAAAGCAGTGCTTGCAATCGGAGCTGACGCGAAAAACATGATCGGTAAAACACCGGGAAAAATTGTCGCTGTCAGACCGATGAAAGATGGCGTGATCGCAGACTATGATATGACAACTGACCTGCTAAAGCACATTATGAAAAAAGCCGCAAAAAGCATCGGCATGTCGTTCAGAAAACCGAACGTAGTCGTTTGCACACCATCAGGCTCAACAGCAGTAGAACGCCGCGCCATCAGTGATGCGGTGAAAAATTGCGGCGCGAAAAACGTTCATTTAATCGAAGAGCCAGTTGCAGCCGCCATCGGAGCGGATTTACCGGTTGATGAGCCGGTTGCCAATGTGGTAGTAGATATCGGCGGAGGGACGACAGAGGTCGCTATTATTTCCTTCGGTGGCGTTGTTTCCTGCCATTCTATCAGGATCGGCGGAGACCAGCTTGATGAGGATATCGTTTCTTTCGTCCGTAAAAAATACAATTTGCTGATCGGCGAACGCACAGCTGAGCAGGTAAAAATGGAAATTGGCCATGCTCTGATTGAACATATACCAGAGGCAATGGAAATTCGGGGACGTGACCTCGTGACAGGTCTTCCAAAAACCATTATGCTTCAATCCAACGAAATTCAAGATGCAATGCGTGAATCCCTCCTGCATATTCTTGAAGCCATCAGAGCGACACTTGAGGACTGTCCGCCTGAATTGAGCGGAGATATTGTTGATCGCGGCGTTATTTTAACAGGCGGCGGCGCGCTCCTTAATGGAATTAAAGAATGGCTCACAGAAGAGATTGTCGTGCCTGTACACGTGGCGCAAAACCCGCTTGAATCTGTAGCAATCGGCACAGGCCGTTCTTTAGAAGTGATTGATAAGCTGCAAAAGGCAATTAAATAG